A single region of the Brassica rapa cultivar Chiifu-401-42 chromosome A03, CAAS_Brap_v3.01, whole genome shotgun sequence genome encodes:
- the LOC103861251 gene encoding beta-glucosidase 47, with protein sequence MYVSLCPLLFLCLIIITLVSSSASTRWWYDDHLSLREINAQENFSFPKDFLFGTASSAYQYEGAYLADGKTLSNWDVFTSIPGKIADGSHGKVAVDHYHLYPEDLDLMKDLGVNSYRFSLSWARILLHGRFGDVNMEGIDHYNRMINAILKKGMEPFITLTHYDIPQELELIYGSWLDPQVREDFVHYAEICFRHFGNRVKFWTTFNEPNVQVILGYQKGTYPPSRCSMTFANCTRGGSDIEPLVAAHNIIRSHLAAVNLYQKKFQEDQRGKIGIVMNTIWFEPVSDSLADRLAAERAQAFYLTWFLDPVVFGRYPREMKDILGEDLPKFTKDDLKSSKNGLDFIGINQYTSRYAKDCLHTTCELGQGGSRAEGFVYSNALKDGLPLGEPTGVNWFNVYPQGMEEMLMYATERYRNIPLYVTENGFGENNTGVLLNDYRRVKFMSNYLDALKRAMRKGADVRGYFTWSLLDNFEWISGYTIRFGMYHVDFDTLERTPRLSASWYKNFIFNHIAQSKDNEDA encoded by the exons ATGTACGTTTCTCTGTGCCCACTGTTGTTCCTTTGCTTGATCATCATAACCTTGGTCTCATCATCAGCATCAACAAGATGGTGGTATGATGATCATCTCTCATTGAGAGAGATTAACGCCCAAGAAAATTTTAGTTTCCCAAAAGACTTCCTCTTTGGCACTGCCTCTTCTGCTTACCAG TATGAAGGAGCTTACTTAGCCGACGGCAAAACCCTAAGCAATTGGGATGTCTTCACAAGCATCCCCG GGAAAATCGCAGATGGATCCCATGGAAAAGTCGCTGTTGATCATTACCATCTATATCCG GAAGACTTGGATCTGATGAAAGACCTTGGAGTCAATAGCTATCGATTTTCTTTATCATGGGCTCGGATTCTTCTAC ATGGAAGGTTTGGAGATGTGAACATGGAAGGTATTGATCATTACAACAGAATGATCAATGCTATTTTAAAAAAAG GGATGGAGCCATTTATCACTTTGACTCATTATGACATTCCTCAAGAACTCGAGCTTATATATGGAAGTTGGCTTGACCCCCAAGTCCG GGAAGATTTCGTACATTACGCAGAGATTTGCTTCCGACACTTTGGGAACAGAGTTAAGTTCTGGACTACCTTCAACGAACCAAACGTTCAAGTGATTTTGGGTTACCAGAAAGGGACTTACCCGCCATCACGTTGTTCCATGACTTTCGCAAACTGTACACGTGGTGGTTCCGACATAGAGCCACTTGTCGCTGCTCACAACATTATCCGTTCACATCTAGCCGCAGTCAATTTATACCAGAAGAAATTTCAG GAAGACCAACGGGGAAAGATTGGTATTGTTATGAACACGATCTGGTTTGAACCGGTTAGTGATTCTTTAGCAGATAGATTAGCTGCTGAGAGAGCTCAAGCTTTCTACTTGACTTG GTTCTTGGACCCGGTTGTGTTTGGAAGATATCCAAGAGAAATGAAAGATATTCTTGGAGAAGATCTTCCTAAATTCACAAAGGATGATCTTAAAAGCTCCAAGAATGGATTGGACTTCATTGGGATTAATCAGTACACAAGCAGATACGCTAAAGATTGTCTGCATACAACATGTGAACTGGGCCAAGGAGGCTCTAGAGCTGAAGGTTTTGTCTATTCAAATGCTCTTAAAGACGGTTTACCTTTAGGAGAACCG ACCGGAGTAAACTGGTTTAATGTGTATCCTCAAGGAATGGAAGAGATGTTGATGTATGCAACAGAACGGTACAGAAACATTCCATTGTACGTAACAGAAAATG GTTTTGGTGAGAACAATACAGGAGTATTGTTAAACGATTACCGGAGAGTGAAGTTTATGAGTAACTACTTAGATGCACTCAAAAGAGCCATGAG GAAGGGAGCAGATGTAAGAGGATACTTCACCTGGTCTTTACTTGACAACTTCGAGTGGATATCCGGTTATACCATAAGGTTCGGTATGTACCACGTTGATTTCGATACTCTAGAGAGAACCCCGAGACTATCAGCTTCTTGGTACAAGAACTTCATTTTCAATCACATAGCTCAATCCAAAGATAATGAAGATGCATGA
- the LOC103861250 gene encoding beta-glucosidase 47: MYISVCPLWILCFITITLVSSSSSTTWYEDHVSLREINTQENFSFPNDFLFGTASSAYQYEGAYLTDGKTLSNWDVFTSIPGKISDGTHGKVAVDHYHRYPEDLDLMQDLGVNSYRFSLSWARILPKGRLGDVNMEGIDHYNRMINAVLKRGMEPFVTLTHYDIPQELEHRYKSWLSPQIREDFEHYAAICFRHFGNRVKFWSTFNEPNVQVILGYRKGTYPPSRCSKTFANCTRGGSDIEPLVAAHNIIRSHLAAVNLYRTKFQEDQRGKIGIVMNTIWFEPVSDSLADRLAAERAQAFYLTWFLDPVVFGRYPREMKDILGEDLPEFTKDDLKRSKNGLDFIGINQYTSRYAKDCLHTACEPGQGGSRAEGFVYSNALKDGLPLGEPTGVNWFNVYPQGMEEMLMYATERYRNIPLYVTENGFGENNTGVLLNDYRRVEFMSNYLDALKTAMRKGADVRGYFTWSLLDNFEWISGYTIRFGMYHVDFDTLERTPRLSASWYKNFIFKNVGQRRNDDDA, translated from the exons ATGTACATTTCTGTGTGTCCACTGTGGATCCTCTGCTTCATCACCATAACCTTggtctcctcctcctcatcaaCAACATGGTATGAAGATCATGTCTCACTGAGAGAGATTAACACCCAAGAAAATTTCAGTTTCCCAAACGACTTCCTCTTCGGCACTGCTTCTTCTGCTTACCAG TATGAAGGAGCTTACTTAACCGACGGAAAAACCCTAAGCAATTGGGACGTCTTCACAAGCATCCCTG GGAAAATCTCAGATGGAACCCATGGGAAAGTCGCTGTTGATCATTACCATCGATATCCG GAAGATTTGGATCTGATGCAAGACCTTGGAGTTAATAGCTATCGATTTTCTTTATCATGGGCTCGGATTCTTCCAA AAGGAAGGTTAGGAGATGTGAACATGGAAGGTATTGATCATTACAACAGAATGATCAATGCTGTACTCAAAAGAG GGATGGAGCCATTTGTCACTTTGACACATTATGACATTCCTCAAGAACTCGAGCATAGATACAAAAGTTGGCTCAGTCCCCAAATCcg GGAAGATTTTGAACACTATGCAGCGATTTGCTTCCGACACTTCGGGAACAGAGTTAAGTTCTGGTCTACGTTCAACGAACCAAACGTTCAAGTAATTTTAGGTTACCGGAAAGGGACTTACCCGCCTTCACGTTGTTCCAAGACTTTCGCAAACTGCACACGTGGCGGTTCAGACATAGAGCCACTTGTCGCTGCTCACAACATCATCCGGTCACATCTAGCCGCGGTCAATTTATACCGGACGAAATTTCAG GAAGACCAAAGGGGAAAGATTGGTATTGTTATGAACACGATCTGGTTTGAACCGGTTAGTGATTCTTTAGCAGATAGATTAGCTGCTGAGAGAGCTCAAGCTTTCTACTTGACTTG GTTCTTGGACCCGGTTGTGTTTGGAAGATATCCAAGAGAAATGAAAGATATTCTTGGAGAAGATCTTCCTGAATTCACAAAGGATGATCTTAAAAGATCCAAGAATGGATTAGACTTCATTGGGATTAATCAGTACACAAGCAGATACGCTAAAGATTGTCTGCATACTGCATGTGAACCGGGCCAAGGAGGCTCCAGAGCTGAAGGTTTTGTCTATTCAAATGCTCTTAAAGACGGTTTACCTTTAGGAGAACCG ACAGGAGTAAACTGGTTTAATGTTTATCCTCAAGGAATGGAAGAGATGTTGATGTATGCAACAGAGCGATACAGAAACATCCCATTGTACGTTACAGAAAATG GTTTTGGTGAGAACAATACAGGAGTTTTGTTAAACGATTACCGGAGAGTGGAATTTATGAGTAACTACTTAGATGCACTCAAAACAGCAATGAG GAAAGGAGCAGATGTAAGAGGATACTTCACGTGGTCTTTACTTGACAACTTCGAGTGGATATCTGGTTATACCATAAGGTTTGGTATGTACCACGTTGATTTTGATACTCTGGAGAGAACCCCGAGATTATCAGCGTCTTGGTACAAGAACTTCATTTTCAAGAATGTAGGTCAACGGAGAAATGATGATGATGCATGA